The sequence TCTTCTCCCTATCAACTCAAACAGACTTATCTACATCACCAGCATAATGGTAAAACTCACTTGTATATGAGAAAAACTCCGATTCCGCTGCAACTAGAAGCGGTAAAACGCGTCAATTTTCCAGAAAAAGCACCTGGATGATAGACGATATTAAAAATAAAAACCTTTTGTAACTATTCTGCGGAGCAGAGCAGCAAAACAAAGATGATGCACCGAGTAGGTTGCGGTTGGCGATAGCTAACCCAACATTTCAAGGCAATTACGTTAATTGTTAGGTTGCGAAAAGCATGCAACCTACGCTGAATAATTACAAATTTTTTAATTTGAGAATTAGCTATAAAAAACTGGAATCTTAAAATCTTGTGATTAATTCATATAAACAATTAGTGAATGGAAAATTACTGATCGCCAGAGTGGAGAAATACATATGGCATCACCGGAGACTTATTTCAGTATTAGCCGTAATATTAACTGTCCAATTATTTGAACTCGCGCTTTTGCAGGTCAAATACGATATTTTTATAGGTGGTTTTTTACAACCTTACGCATATAAGTCATTCCCTGAAAGAGCTTTATTTATTCTGATTTCTCTATGGTATGACTTTCTTTTATTCGGTATCTTAGGCATATTTTGGTTTAGTCTCGCCGATCGTTTAAATAAATTCGGCATTCTGACTTATTACAGTTTTACTGTACTCATGTTATTGGTCATGGGTATTTGGCTGGGTCTAAAATTTAAAGTACTGTCTTATTTTAACGATACCATCAATTATCAGATTATCGCCAATCTGGGTGGCGGTAGCATCAAGGAGGGATTACTTTATGCATCTAATGAGATTGCGCTGTTTACCGGGATTATGGTCATTATTATTGGCGTTTTTATATTTATCGCCCGTTATTTAAAAAACCATGAGTACACGAGAGATTATCACCAACAATTACCTCAATCTCTGATCTTAAAGTGGGCACTGATTATCATGTCAGTCGTCACGCCATTTTTAACCTATGCCGTATCAGGTAACGACTTTCTACGTTACGGACTAGAAAAAAAACGTCTTACCGTTTGATTAGCTCGGGGCTTGACTCCCTGACCGACTTTGATGACGATGGATACGGTTTATTTGGCTATCCAAAAGATTCAGCCTTATTTGATGATCGAATTTACCCAGGTGCTTTGGATATTCCCGGTAATGAAATCGATGAAGATGGCTTATTAGGTGACGCGGTATTAATGCCTCTCACGCCCGATCCTTTGAAAGAAATTCAGCCGCGTGCCGGCAAACATATCATTTTGATCGTTTTGGAAACAGCACGCGTCGATTTGTTAGAACAACAAATCAACGGTCAGTATGTTGCCCCGGTTATGCGCGAAATTGCACGAACCGGGACTTCAGCCGAATATGCTTATAGTCATACGGGGTATACTGTAACCTCCCTCATGGCGCTATTTAACCGCGAACTTATTCAACATGATCATCGCATCAGGCTGATTGATTTTCTTCAGACCTCAGGTTACGGCATATCAATTATTTCAGGGCAAGACGAATCTTTCGGTGATATAGCATTGAATACCGGTATGACAAAAGAAGGTGTTAATTATTTTGATGCACGCACAGCGATTGAAGATCGTGTGTTTCCGAGCAAAGATTCAGGAAGTTTAAGACTCAGCGAAGAAAGGGTAGTGGAGCAGTTTCAAAAACGCTTCAGTGAACTGGATCTAAAGACGCCGCAATTTATGTATTTAAATTTCCAGGCGGCTCATTTTCCTTATTCGCATCCGAACATGCAAAAAAGGCTCATCAAAGAATTTATTCCTCGCTCCGAGATTGTGCCAGAAAATCGGGATCGCGTGGCCGCCTCCTATTGGAATGCAATCTCCAATGCCGATTGGGCTGTCGGACAAGTGGTAGATACACTCAAAAAAAATAATCTGTATGATCAAACAACCCTCGTCATTTTGGGTGACCATGGCGAGTCCTTATTTGAAGATGGATTTTTGGGGCATGGTCACGCGATAAATGAAGCACAAACACACATTCCATTAGTGTTTAATGACTCGAATTTAGAAATACGAGAAGCAATAGGGCAGGTCGATGTTGCCGAAATGGCTATTCGTTCCGCATTCGAGTTGCCGAATCAATGGCTTAAACCTGATAAAACAGTATTTCAATTAGTGGGTACTTTGTCGCTTCCAACGTTGATTGGACACGTTAAATACGGTGGCGGGCGGATTACTTTTGATTTTCGTTCTGAGCAGGCTTATCTAAGTGAGCTAAAACAGTGGAAAACACTGCAGGAATTATTGGCAGATAAAAACCAAAAGGACGGAATCACACATTTAATTAGCGAATGGGAAACTTTGAAATGGCATGAATATGATTTTCGTGAACGGAATCGTAAACATTCCTTTGAAAAAAAATGAGATAGTGCATTTTGCTAAGAACTTTAGTTTGGAAGATGACCTTGGCCTTTTTGTAACTACTTCAATATAGGTGATAGAGGCCTTTTGGGAATCGTTTGCTTCTGTTTAATAGCTAATTCCTCATTTGCAAATTTTTTAATCAAAACAGCAATAAAAATCAAATGATAAAGTAAATCCCAATAAGCAAGGCCTAGAAATGCAGTGCCAAGCATATAACAAATCAGTGAAGCTCTCACCATAAAACAATAATGGGCTACCCATTCCATCCCTTCAATTTCTTTGGTCTTTTTGGGTAAAAATGTTAGGTTTACAATTGTGCCCAAGATCATCGAAATCCAAATTCCAAAGGCCAGAAAGCCATGTTCAGCAAACATTTCTACATAAGAACTGTGCCAGTCTCGATTAGTAACATACATCCAGCCTTCAAATCCTGACCCGGTAAAAGGGTGTTCCAAAGTATGACGCCAACCGTCCGTCCAAGCTTCTATTCGTCCCATGGCAGATTCGTCTTCTTGATAGGATTCTAGTGTTTCCATTCGACCAAACCATTCTTGTGGTAAATAATCGACAACAAAAAAAGCAGACACTAGTACTAATGGAATTGCCAAAAGTTTATGCTTACTATTCCAAATCAGCATTAAGATGAGCGCAGACATAGTTAATAAAGCTCCTCTTGACCAAGAAGATAATGATGCCGCAAAAATAATCGGTATAGATAAGAGAACCCCCTTTTTAATCCAAAAATGATTAGACCCTTTTTGC comes from Methylicorpusculum oleiharenae and encodes:
- a CDS encoding sulfatase-like hydrolase/transferase, coding for MLEQQINGQYVAPVMREIARTGTSAEYAYSHTGYTVTSLMALFNRELIQHDHRIRLIDFLQTSGYGISIISGQDESFGDIALNTGMTKEGVNYFDARTAIEDRVFPSKDSGSLRLSEERVVEQFQKRFSELDLKTPQFMYLNFQAAHFPYSHPNMQKRLIKEFIPRSEIVPENRDRVAASYWNAISNADWAVGQVVDTLKKNNLYDQTTLVILGDHGESLFEDGFLGHGHAINEAQTHIPLVFNDSNLEIREAIGQVDVAEMAIRSAFELPNQWLKPDKTVFQLVGTLSLPTLIGHVKYGGGRITFDFRSEQAYLSELKQWKTLQELLADKNQKDGITHLISEWETLKWHEYDFRERNRKHSFEKK
- a CDS encoding putative O-glycosylation ligase, exosortase A system-associated encodes the protein MRDIVVLIFLTGCIVAAFKKPWWGVLSLAIFSYLNPHAYAWGFVRTLPVYYILFLIVAFRTFTTKDKQSIPKDWRVIFFVFLWLYFLFTTTQAYIQDIAWDRFWFVTKIYIPFYFTLVLINTRQKLYLLIVTIGIAIGIVALKGGIFALLSGFGHRVYGPPLTQFEDNNQFAVAMLMIIPLLLVWQKGSNHFWIKKGVLLSIPIIFAASLSSWSRGALLTMSALILMLIWNSKHKLLAIPLVLVSAFFVVDYLPQEWFGRMETLESYQEDESAMGRIEAWTDGWRHTLEHPFTGSGFEGWMYVTNRDWHSSYVEMFAEHGFLAFGIWISMILGTIVNLTFLPKKTKEIEGMEWVAHYCFMVRASLICYMLGTAFLGLAYWDLLYHLIFIAVLIKKFANEELAIKQKQTIPKRPLSPILK